A single genomic interval of Staphylococcus hyicus harbors:
- the lepB gene encoding signal peptidase I: MKKETFEWIISILLAVLAVFLIMKYLFVTYNVSGLSMYPTFDDKDRVIVSKISKTFNHIEHGDIIVFHQKKHQDFIKRVIAKEGDSVIYKDDVLYINNKEVKEPYLDTNKKNKLGNQLTNDFILSDINGAEGSTIPKNHFLVLGDNRENSVDSRDKGVGLIRKDQIVGKVIFRFLPLNEWRFNFS, encoded by the coding sequence ATGAAAAAAGAAACGTTTGAGTGGATTATTTCAATACTACTTGCTGTTCTTGCAGTATTTTTAATTATGAAATATTTATTCGTAACTTATAATGTTAGTGGATTGTCTATGTATCCCACATTTGATGATAAAGATAGAGTAATTGTGAGTAAAATATCTAAAACATTTAATCATATTGAACATGGAGATATTATAGTATTTCATCAAAAAAAACATCAAGATTTTATAAAACGAGTGATTGCTAAAGAAGGTGATTCAGTTATTTACAAAGATGATGTTTTATATATCAACAATAAGGAAGTCAAAGAACCTTATTTAGACACGAATAAAAAGAATAAATTGGGCAATCAACTCACCAATGATTTTATATTATCTGATATAAATGGTGCAGAGGGAAGTACGATACCTAAAAATCACTTTTTAGTCCTAGGTGATAATCGAGAAAACAGTGTAGATAGTAGAGATAAGGGTGTGGGATTAATACGAAAGGATCAAATTGTTGGAAAAGTAATATTTAGGTTTTTACCATTAAATGAATGGCGTTTTAATTTTTCATAA
- a CDS encoding dicarboxylate/amino acid:cation symporter has product MKFKGLTMKIVIALVVGIILGSLLNFFEGAQWVKLIDKYILNVIGQIFLNLIFMLVVPVVFVSIVLGVIGVGDPKLLGGIGLKTMIFFLTTTALAITLAMIIALVVKPGEGHSDLLKGEEVATYQKQLDSQKAGADSPMNQTFDQTLINFFPKNAVQAMTEGNMLQIITFAIFIGIGIMMVGEKGKIVHKFFEQFNEVLMFIISMIMNVFAPIGTFGLVAHAFTEAGFGAIRQLGLYFIVVLAALFIHFFVVYGGAVKFLARKSPMEFFKGFLPAITVGFGGSSSNAALPVSMECTKRMGVRPEIASFVQPLGATVNMDGTAILQGVATVFIAQLSGVDLSILQLITVVAIAVIASVGTAGVPGVGLIMLAMVLTAVGLNPAAIGIILGIDRLLDMTRTAVNITGDAACALILSEREGRKLKGNMYVE; this is encoded by the coding sequence ATGAAGTTTAAAGGATTAACAATGAAGATTGTTATTGCTTTGGTAGTAGGTATTATACTAGGTTCATTATTAAACTTTTTTGAAGGGGCACAATGGGTTAAGTTAATTGACAAGTATATTCTGAATGTAATTGGACAAATTTTCTTGAATTTAATTTTCATGCTTGTTGTACCTGTCGTATTTGTTTCTATTGTACTCGGTGTAATTGGTGTGGGTGATCCTAAATTACTAGGTGGAATAGGATTAAAAACAATGATTTTCTTTTTAACTACGACAGCGCTTGCGATTACTCTAGCAATGATTATTGCTCTAGTGGTTAAACCTGGTGAAGGACATTCGGATTTATTAAAAGGCGAAGAAGTTGCGACGTATCAAAAGCAACTGGACAGTCAAAAAGCTGGTGCTGACTCACCAATGAATCAAACTTTTGATCAAACTTTAATCAATTTCTTCCCGAAAAATGCAGTACAAGCTATGACAGAAGGGAATATGCTTCAAATCATCACTTTCGCTATCTTTATCGGTATTGGAATTATGATGGTTGGTGAGAAAGGAAAAATTGTACATAAATTCTTTGAACAATTTAACGAAGTGCTCATGTTTATTATTTCTATGATTATGAACGTTTTTGCGCCAATTGGTACTTTTGGTTTAGTCGCGCATGCTTTTACAGAAGCAGGGTTTGGTGCAATACGACAACTCGGATTATACTTTATCGTCGTCTTAGCTGCGTTATTTATCCACTTCTTTGTTGTCTATGGAGGAGCAGTTAAATTCCTAGCACGTAAAAGCCCAATGGAATTTTTTAAAGGATTTTTACCAGCGATTACAGTAGGTTTTGGGGGTTCAAGCTCAAACGCCGCATTACCTGTATCTATGGAATGTACGAAACGTATGGGGGTTCGTCCTGAAATTGCGAGTTTCGTACAGCCTCTTGGCGCAACAGTGAACATGGACGGCACAGCCATTTTACAAGGTGTTGCAACAGTGTTTATTGCACAATTATCAGGTGTTGATTTATCTATATTGCAATTAATTACCGTAGTTGCAATTGCAGTTATTGCCTCTGTAGGTACTGCGGGTGTTCCTGGAGTAGGTCTTATCATGTTAGCGATGGTTTTAACAGCTGTTGGGTTAAATCCTGCTGCAATAGGTATCATTTTAGGTATTGATCGCTTGTTAGATATGACTCGTACAGCGGTTAATATTACAGGTGACGCAGCGTGTGCATTAATCTTGTCTGAGCGAGAAGGGCGTAAATTAAAAGGGAATATGTATGTAGAATAA
- a CDS encoding DUF4258 domain-containing protein: MNKTIKFITFSIIFSLVLTFATSGFVEAKEYPTEDQLKNDPYTIELSKDEIASEKNIVFDDTDEAVMIPRALPLIPFVGGAVFSILAKQGVKTFIKHISRHALERAGQRGITKHMMANTIKNGAKYTDRKTGAKILYDRKTGTTLVIKGNKIVTTYIQKSPKKVWRKGH; the protein is encoded by the coding sequence ATGAATAAAACAATTAAATTCATAACTTTTTCTATAATTTTCTCTTTAGTTTTGACATTCGCAACTTCTGGATTTGTTGAGGCAAAGGAATACCCTACTGAAGATCAATTGAAAAATGATCCTTATACTATTGAGCTTTCTAAAGATGAGATAGCTTCTGAGAAAAATATTGTTTTTGATGACACAGACGAAGCTGTTATGATACCTAGAGCACTACCTTTAATACCTTTTGTTGGTGGTGCTGTCTTTAGTATTTTAGCTAAGCAAGGTGTAAAAACTTTTATCAAACATATTTCGAGGCATGCCCTTGAAAGAGCTGGTCAAAGAGGTATAACTAAGCACATGATGGCTAATACCATCAAAAATGGCGCTAAATACACTGACAGAAAAACAGGGGCAAAAATTTTATATGATAGAAAAACTGGAACTACATTAGTAATTAAAGGCAATAAAATTGTTACTACTTATATACAAAAATCACCTAAAAAAGTGTGGAGAAAGGGTCATTAG
- a CDS encoding N-acetylmuramoyl-L-alanine amidase translates to MKTQSQINDRLRAYFNKTVDSPYKVTKPTSYDKRFAPMEYGAIDFDKHYHAQCADLVVDFAYWHSNGNVRLLGDARNLINNDFKGYFKLVPNTKEYLPPVGAIAIYREGTPGYEKFGHTGLVYGNVTQSTYTILEQNWNNKANLPPLLRQDNYYGCTHFIVPIVKSSNDGTKVYKKRRILLVAGHGLGYWSNDSGAAANGYTERDFIRKSIVPRVAKHLRACGHTVELYGGESMNQDLFQDTRYGDMVGNHRDYGMYWVANKRYDSVTEFHLDAASPQASGGHVIIGSGLAPDNLDKALHKTISQFVGTIRNIDPRNNLLNVNVAKATGVNYRLVELGFITSLKDMKNIVDQIDGYCFGIAEDIHGGKIVKSSSPSTSKPKNIINKIIPSKAKPAGKAQPVSKPKPRTEFAWSGVFTTFARNSQPIVVRRGVGLKATQVDSSSWIYPNQYVDYDRLYKKDGYWWIRFTYPTNPSAGNFYMPIGKIGATEKILVDKTLWGTLSVKSKK, encoded by the coding sequence ATGAAAACTCAATCTCAAATAAATGATAGACTTAGAGCCTACTTTAATAAAACAGTTGATAGCCCATATAAAGTAACTAAGCCGACAAGTTATGACAAAAGATTTGCTCCTATGGAATATGGAGCTATCGACTTTGATAAACATTACCACGCTCAATGTGCTGATCTAGTTGTAGATTTTGCGTATTGGCACTCTAACGGTAATGTAAGATTACTGGGTGATGCTAGAAATTTAATTAATAATGATTTTAAAGGTTATTTTAAACTTGTGCCAAATACTAAGGAATATCTTCCTCCTGTAGGTGCTATTGCTATTTATAGAGAAGGTACGCCAGGCTATGAAAAGTTTGGTCATACTGGTTTAGTGTATGGTAATGTAACTCAATCCACATATACAATTCTTGAGCAAAACTGGAATAATAAAGCCAACCTCCCCCCTCTTTTGCGTCAAGATAACTATTATGGATGTACTCATTTCATTGTGCCTATCGTTAAAAGTAGCAATGATGGTACTAAAGTATACAAAAAGAGACGTATTTTATTAGTTGCAGGTCATGGACTAGGATATTGGTCAAATGATAGTGGAGCAGCTGCAAACGGCTATACAGAGCGTGATTTCATAAGAAAAAGTATTGTACCTCGTGTAGCTAAACATTTACGTGCATGTGGTCACACGGTTGAGCTATATGGTGGAGAATCTATGAACCAAGATTTATTCCAAGATACACGTTATGGTGATATGGTTGGTAATCATAGAGATTATGGCATGTATTGGGTTGCTAATAAAAGATATGATTCAGTAACTGAATTTCATCTCGACGCAGCAAGTCCACAAGCTTCAGGCGGCCATGTAATCATTGGTTCGGGTCTAGCACCTGATAACTTAGATAAAGCTTTACATAAAACTATTTCACAGTTCGTTGGTACTATTAGAAATATCGATCCACGTAATAACCTTTTAAATGTTAATGTCGCTAAAGCTACAGGTGTAAATTATCGATTAGTTGAACTAGGATTTATAACAAGTTTAAAAGATATGAAAAACATTGTAGACCAAATTGATGGATACTGTTTTGGTATTGCTGAAGATATTCATGGGGGCAAAATTGTTAAATCATCTTCTCCATCCACTTCAAAGCCTAAAAATATTATTAATAAGATTATCCCTTCCAAAGCGAAACCCGCTGGAAAAGCACAACCCGTATCTAAACCTAAACCTAGAACTGAATTTGCTTGGTCAGGAGTATTTACAACATTTGCTAGAAACAGTCAACCAATTGTTGTTCGTAGAGGCGTTGGGTTAAAAGCCACTCAAGTTGATAGTAGCTCTTGGATTTATCCAAATCAATATGTGGATTATGACAGATTGTACAAGAAAGACGGATATTGGTGGATTAGATTTACGTATCCTACTAACCCATCAGCTGGTAATTTCTATATGCCTATAGGCAAGATAGGAGCTACTGAAAAGATTTTAGTGGATAAAACTTTATGGGGAACTTTAAGCGTTAAATCTAAAAAATAA
- a CDS encoding phage upper tail fiber protein, which yields MKKSNLRNKLNFANNNNSTYLQIKQGDLSPILFNIDQFVIAGKDNVEATLYLKSAKSKSVAYQKTYKITSSTLAVIIDVVLPTGVYFVELDIEGRKYPSNDSIKLVINPSSSVAPSELQDLFTTEKITNNIIKEALEKIDGEIRTAKKEVAVMYIDKVDTDDEKTTINFSGGRTIVIPHGKNGTDGKDGEKGINGKDGKSITIVKQEQNSDSIKLTFSDQTVVTIPKAKDGERGLKGEDGESLRIQHVQNENNGDRKVFFNNGDSVIIPKGDKGDSVTIKAAISKDDRVSIEFSDGNSIDILYGKNGKNGESAYEIASKYHNYDSEDAWLNSLVGKQGEPGVDGKAGEKGLDGKDGKSVSISSVDYNSDEDNVKVIFSDQTSISIPKGKQGAKGEEGARGPRGYKGKDGSIVTINQETGFWEIDGVQTEVKARVESVEKIEIDGVNGLEERLQQLLRDAKVQIESLKNNDIKSLSQKLDSFEPKVKEENKAYIDKKIEELIDSAPENLNTLNELATALQENQSLSASVVQQISSKISQEELNQGLTKKADKSHKHNINEVTGLDDWLQNSKTILNEEYNSQLQKFKTEVSESYASKKHSHDNKYSPLSHRHEIDDITGLEERLLKISQGQIGKDGKSITIQSNLVDSQGNTQITFSDNTKITIPKGQQGERGATGERGQDGAKGDRGEDGKSVTIQNVEETTVTSGGSWWWGSSTTTKVMRITFSDGKTADIPFGQDGAKGEAGAPGKSAYDIAKENGYSGNVSQWLQSLKGKDGTDGVKGENGKDGTSIGIWTGTQSEYNEISSKDFNTLYLIKG from the coding sequence TTGAAGAAATCAAACTTACGTAATAAACTTAACTTCGCAAACAATAATAATTCTACATACTTACAAATTAAACAAGGCGATCTATCACCTATTCTCTTTAATATAGACCAGTTTGTAATTGCTGGGAAAGATAATGTCGAAGCAACTTTATACCTTAAGTCAGCTAAAAGTAAAAGCGTTGCCTATCAAAAAACATATAAGATAACTTCAAGCACACTTGCCGTGATTATCGATGTTGTCCTACCTACAGGAGTATATTTTGTTGAATTAGATATTGAAGGTAGAAAATACCCATCTAATGACTCTATAAAGCTTGTAATTAACCCATCGTCTTCAGTAGCACCAAGTGAGTTACAAGACCTTTTTACTACTGAAAAAATCACTAATAACATTATTAAAGAAGCCCTTGAAAAAATTGACGGAGAAATTAGAACTGCCAAAAAAGAAGTTGCAGTAATGTACATCGATAAAGTTGATACCGATGATGAAAAAACAACTATTAATTTTTCTGGAGGTCGTACAATTGTTATTCCTCATGGGAAAAATGGTACAGATGGAAAAGACGGAGAAAAAGGAATTAATGGTAAAGATGGTAAATCTATTACAATCGTTAAACAGGAACAGAATAGTGACTCAATAAAGCTCACCTTTTCAGATCAAACAGTTGTTACTATACCTAAAGCAAAAGATGGTGAGCGAGGTCTTAAAGGTGAAGATGGTGAATCACTTCGTATTCAACATGTTCAGAATGAAAATAATGGAGACAGAAAAGTATTTTTTAACAATGGAGATTCAGTAATTATACCTAAAGGTGATAAAGGTGATTCCGTTACAATTAAGGCTGCTATTTCTAAAGATGACAGAGTTTCTATTGAATTTTCTGACGGTAATTCTATTGACATTTTATACGGGAAAAATGGTAAAAATGGCGAATCTGCATATGAAATTGCATCAAAATATCATAATTATGATTCTGAAGATGCTTGGTTGAATTCCCTAGTTGGTAAGCAAGGAGAACCTGGTGTCGATGGTAAGGCAGGCGAAAAAGGTTTAGATGGTAAAGATGGAAAGTCAGTAAGCATAAGCTCCGTAGACTATAACTCAGACGAAGATAATGTCAAAGTTATATTCTCTGATCAAACATCAATTAGTATTCCAAAAGGTAAGCAAGGGGCAAAAGGTGAAGAAGGTGCACGTGGGCCTCGTGGATACAAAGGTAAAGATGGAAGTATTGTAACAATTAACCAAGAAACAGGCTTTTGGGAAATTGACGGCGTTCAAACTGAAGTAAAAGCACGAGTAGAATCTGTAGAAAAAATTGAAATCGATGGTGTTAATGGTCTTGAAGAAAGGTTACAACAATTACTTCGTGACGCTAAAGTTCAAATCGAAAGCTTAAAAAACAACGACATAAAATCATTATCACAAAAGCTAGATTCATTTGAACCCAAAGTTAAAGAAGAAAATAAAGCCTATATTGATAAGAAAATCGAAGAATTAATCGATAGTGCTCCCGAAAATCTTAATACATTGAATGAGTTAGCTACTGCTTTGCAAGAAAATCAAAGTTTGAGTGCTTCGGTAGTTCAACAAATATCATCTAAAATTTCTCAAGAAGAATTAAATCAAGGTTTAACAAAAAAAGCAGACAAATCCCATAAACACAATATAAATGAAGTAACTGGCTTGGACGATTGGTTGCAAAACAGTAAAACAATATTAAATGAAGAGTATAATTCTCAACTTCAAAAATTTAAAACTGAAGTTAGTGAATCATATGCTTCAAAAAAACATTCTCATGACAATAAGTACTCTCCCCTTTCACATAGACATGAAATTGATGATATCACAGGATTGGAAGAACGATTACTAAAGATTTCCCAAGGACAAATTGGTAAAGATGGTAAATCAATTACTATACAAAGCAATCTTGTAGATTCTCAAGGAAATACACAAATCACGTTTAGCGACAATACTAAGATCACAATTCCTAAAGGTCAACAAGGTGAACGGGGAGCCACAGGCGAACGTGGTCAAGATGGTGCTAAAGGTGATCGTGGAGAAGATGGTAAATCAGTAACAATCCAAAATGTTGAAGAAACTACCGTAACATCTGGTGGCAGTTGGTGGTGGGGTTCTTCTACTACAACTAAGGTTATGCGTATAACTTTTTCAGATGGTAAAACTGCTGATATTCCATTTGGCCAAGACGGGGCTAAGGGAGAAGCTGGAGCACCAGGTAAATCTGCTTATGACATCGCAAAAGAAAATGGATATTCTGGTAATGTTAGCCAATGGCTACAATCGCTTAAAGGTAAAGATGGTACCGACGGAGTTAAGGGGGAAAATGGTAAGGATGGTACAAGTATAGGTATTTGGACAGGAACACAATCTGAATATAATGAAATATCTTCTAAAGATTTCAATACCTTATACTTAATTAAGGGGTGA
- a CDS encoding phage holin: MEKSMIIRTTLFIYAAVNQLLLTRGYSPLPFVEGDIEQIINLVIGIYSSFEIWRKNNNYTPEAKRAQEKLNKYKAEAKYAKATGGTLSVIKDQPLGADIDIREENY; encoded by the coding sequence ATGGAAAAATCAATGATTATTAGAACTACTCTTTTTATATATGCAGCAGTAAACCAACTTTTACTGACACGTGGCTATAGCCCTCTACCTTTTGTCGAAGGAGATATTGAACAAATTATTAACCTAGTAATAGGAATTTATTCGTCATTTGAAATTTGGCGAAAAAACAATAACTATACTCCCGAAGCTAAGCGTGCTCAAGAAAAATTAAACAAATATAAAGCTGAAGCAAAATACGCAAAAGCTACTGGTGGAACATTGTCTGTTATTAAAGATCAACCACTTGGAGCAGATATTGATATACGTGAAGAAAACTACTAA
- a CDS encoding guided entry of tail-anchored proteins factor 1: MQSLEVRVSVVEDDIRDVKSDLKELKKEMSEQDEKIERKIDEKFREIENKIDRNNDVQTSKTDKIADGIDSIKDAMHRQELTNLDLNNKVSAITKDRNDEVKERNKMKWGIYGIGFSLASSFIFTWLKITLGF, from the coding sequence GTGCAAAGCTTAGAGGTTAGAGTCTCTGTTGTTGAAGATGACATCAGAGACGTCAAATCAGATTTGAAAGAACTCAAAAAAGAAATGTCGGAACAAGATGAAAAGATAGAGAGAAAGATTGATGAAAAATTTAGAGAAATTGAAAATAAAATCGACAGAAATAATGATGTTCAGACCTCTAAAACAGACAAAATAGCTGATGGAATAGATTCAATCAAAGACGCAATGCACAGGCAAGAACTAACTAACCTTGACCTTAATAATAAAGTCAGTGCAATTACGAAAGACCGAAACGATGAGGTGAAGGAACGTAATAAAATGAAATGGGGAATTTACGGGATTGGTTTCTCCTTAGCCAGCTCTTTTATTTTCACGTGGTTGAAAATTACTCTAGGGTTTTAA
- a CDS encoding tail fiber domain-containing protein, whose translation MPKFDNTYVLKLDVKQQNPNPQIKFVQYDSAYLYIELYDGGRRMELKEGERFTVSIEHVETGTRNTGLAHYDGKQFVVYELRHADMKLTGTYKARFASYKDRERVTSLVFRYEVYEDFEQVGDKEELTMLQELFNETEENGRVTQRQGEYAEDRGDYANAAGDYANTAGDSRMMNWIPYVKTIQERSEKYPNPNNGDTLYVIEENKVFRYDGIDALDWEDIAGWDTSVIQDIYKTKEDKVVVNKLTDDLRDEMRAITVGARNLLGGTEFEKDFKLKQPSNGFDASTDLSHKTVNISPNDSYLSSSSYSLELEEEVTPDSYASITFKAKPLKENGTFKFKIGNSEWSEEIKLDNNTNDFKKYKLSTSTKGLSSEKKVIHIAHSVGLTIQANSLKVEEGNRPTTWTPSYNDVYQKIKDLDVKLTQKIEDNSKTIKSNTGRIQILETEMSTNVVKKSLFEQNMKDNEEKFSKITQTANEFTSEVGKKVGAEEVKSLINQSTERIKIKANNIDFNGAVSFKNTSNKLDPNAFLSIDNGSLRTRGYYERQWRDGKNRNRIQEVNLSDGMLRISDPQGALIDYPELADTISPDNTTSSTWRSLYYTSDGISTFRDGSGKISDPQGRVISSGTIEFFSHAYSKNRGVTIYSAGGAIGLQATGGQIHVDAAATVFNRSRQSNVVIKPHENLRAGTNEFSFGVSTDNSGRFVYGDEQLGLGSGLRFMKSKVPTIYGLDAKGDPSANVTLNIGKIQTDSITTRNGKHSVYFNGSGGGTLNTTSALTSGGIKSSGHNFYAGVDGEFCVTDKRGFNSGKKISYKPIKASKLNSVSSRKYKTNIEDLKVNSLELLKKTDIKQYNLKSDLENNIKKTKYGVILEDVDEVLHEGDAIDVYTMTSLLWDAVKKQQAKIEELENAISK comes from the coding sequence GTGCCTAAATTTGATAATACATATGTATTAAAACTTGATGTAAAACAACAGAACCCTAACCCACAAATCAAATTTGTACAATATGACTCAGCTTATTTATATATAGAGTTGTATGATGGTGGAAGAAGAATGGAATTGAAAGAAGGAGAACGTTTTACTGTAAGTATCGAGCATGTTGAAACTGGCACACGTAATACAGGCTTAGCCCATTATGATGGGAAGCAATTTGTAGTTTATGAACTTCGACATGCAGATATGAAACTCACAGGCACATATAAAGCACGATTTGCTTCTTATAAAGATAGAGAAAGAGTTACATCGCTTGTATTTAGATATGAAGTTTACGAGGACTTTGAACAAGTTGGCGATAAAGAAGAGCTAACTATGTTACAGGAATTATTTAATGAAACAGAAGAAAATGGAAGAGTTACACAACGTCAAGGCGAATATGCTGAAGATCGTGGAGACTATGCGAACGCAGCTGGTGACTATGCAAACACTGCTGGCGACAGTCGTATGATGAACTGGATTCCCTATGTAAAAACTATTCAAGAACGTAGTGAGAAATACCCTAATCCAAATAACGGAGATACTTTGTATGTTATTGAAGAAAACAAAGTATTCAGGTATGACGGTATTGATGCTCTAGATTGGGAAGATATAGCTGGCTGGGACACTTCTGTAATACAAGATATATATAAAACTAAAGAAGATAAAGTAGTAGTTAATAAACTAACAGATGATTTAAGAGATGAAATGAGAGCAATTACTGTTGGTGCACGTAATTTACTAGGTGGAACAGAATTCGAAAAAGATTTTAAACTAAAACAGCCTAGTAATGGATTTGATGCATCAACTGATTTAAGTCATAAAACAGTCAATATATCCCCTAACGACTCTTATTTATCAAGCTCTAGTTATTCCCTCGAATTAGAAGAAGAAGTTACACCTGATAGTTATGCTAGTATCACTTTTAAAGCAAAACCTTTAAAAGAAAATGGCACATTTAAGTTTAAAATCGGAAATTCTGAGTGGTCAGAAGAAATTAAATTAGACAATAATACTAATGATTTTAAAAAGTATAAGTTATCGACGTCAACTAAAGGTTTATCTTCAGAAAAGAAAGTTATCCATATTGCCCATAGTGTTGGATTAACTATTCAAGCTAATTCCTTAAAAGTTGAAGAAGGAAATCGTCCTACTACATGGACACCTTCATACAATGATGTTTACCAAAAGATTAAAGATTTAGATGTTAAGCTAACTCAAAAAATTGAAGACAATTCTAAGACTATTAAAAGTAATACAGGCCGAATTCAAATTTTAGAAACAGAAATGAGTACTAATGTTGTAAAGAAATCTCTTTTTGAACAAAATATGAAAGATAATGAAGAAAAGTTCTCAAAAATTACTCAAACAGCTAATGAATTTACATCTGAGGTAGGTAAAAAAGTTGGCGCCGAAGAAGTTAAATCACTGATAAATCAATCAACTGAGCGTATAAAAATTAAAGCAAATAATATCGATTTCAATGGAGCTGTATCATTTAAAAATACATCAAATAAATTAGATCCTAATGCTTTCCTCAGTATTGATAATGGTTCATTGCGTACTCGTGGTTATTATGAAAGACAGTGGCGTGATGGTAAAAATAGAAACCGTATTCAGGAAGTTAACTTGTCAGATGGTATGTTACGTATTAGTGATCCTCAAGGAGCATTAATAGACTACCCAGAATTGGCTGACACTATTAGCCCTGACAATACAACTTCCTCTACATGGAGGTCACTATATTATACATCTGACGGTATTTCAACCTTCCGTGATGGTTCAGGTAAAATTTCTGACCCTCAAGGAAGAGTGATATCTTCTGGTACAATAGAATTCTTTTCACACGCTTACTCAAAAAATCGTGGTGTTACTATCTATTCAGCTGGAGGTGCTATTGGATTACAAGCCACAGGCGGACAAATTCATGTCGACGCTGCTGCTACAGTATTTAATAGATCACGCCAATCTAATGTAGTCATTAAACCACATGAAAACCTTAGAGCTGGCACTAATGAATTCTCATTTGGTGTTAGTACAGATAATTCAGGTAGATTTGTATATGGAGATGAACAGTTAGGATTGGGCTCAGGTTTAAGATTTATGAAGTCTAAGGTGCCTACTATTTACGGCCTAGATGCTAAAGGCGATCCTTCTGCCAACGTAACACTTAATATCGGTAAGATTCAGACCGACAGTATTACCACACGTAATGGTAAGCATTCAGTATATTTCAATGGCTCTGGTGGAGGCACATTAAATACTACGTCAGCCCTTACATCAGGTGGTATTAAATCTAGTGGTCATAATTTTTATGCTGGTGTAGATGGTGAGTTTTGTGTAACTGATAAACGTGGATTTAATAGTGGTAAAAAGATTTCTTATAAACCTATTAAAGCTAGTAAATTAAACTCTGTTTCTTCGAGAAAATACAAAACTAATATTGAAGATTTAAAAGTTAATTCTCTAGAGTTACTCAAGAAAACTGACATCAAACAATATAATTTGAAGTCCGATTTAGAAAATAATATTAAGAAGACTAAATATGGCGTTATCCTTGAAGATGTAGATGAAGTGTTACATGAAGGTGATGCAATCGATGTGTATACTATGACATCTTTATTGTGGGATGCAGTTAAAAAACAACAAGCAAAAATTGAAGAACTTGAAAATGCTATTTCAAAGTAG